The Oscillospiraceae bacterium genome contains a region encoding:
- a CDS encoding 2-isopropylmalate synthase, producing the protein MMDVTKYGVGYYPAPKSEYRWVRKDHIDKAPAWCSVDLRDGNQSLIVPMSLEEKLEFFSLLVKIGFKEIEVGFPAASETEYEFLRTLIEQDLIPPDVTVQVLTQCRDHIIRKTFEAVQGAPSAVIHFYNSTSVAQREQVFKKSKSEIKKIATDGAALVKQLAAEYPGNFRFEYSPESFTGTEPEYALEVCNAVLDILEPTPEKPVIINLPVTVAMSMSHVYANQIEYMSDNLKYRNSVVLSLHPHNDRGCGVADTELALLAGADRVEGTLFGNGERTGNVDVITLAMNLYTHGVDPHLDFSDMPAIVELYERVTRMHVYERTPYAGALVFAAFSGSHQDAIAKGMNWRKKHGLHQWTVPYIPVDPTDIGRTYDADVIRINSQSGKGGIGYLLQQKFGYDLPPKMREHFGYTVKAVSDHAHKELPPEEVFGVFRSTYLNKQSPVSVQEAHFIQKSGIFAVVTVSVNGQARECSGQGNGRLDAVCNAVKAACGMDFTIETYSEHSLEHGSTSEAAAYVGLRWADGSTTWGAGTDTDIIQAGIKALASAVNNK; encoded by the coding sequence ATGATGGACGTGACCAAGTACGGCGTGGGGTATTACCCCGCCCCCAAAAGCGAATACCGCTGGGTCCGCAAGGACCACATCGACAAAGCCCCGGCCTGGTGCAGCGTGGACCTGCGGGACGGCAACCAGAGCCTGATCGTGCCCATGAGCCTGGAAGAAAAGCTGGAATTCTTCAGCCTGCTGGTAAAGATCGGCTTCAAGGAAATCGAGGTGGGCTTCCCCGCCGCCAGCGAAACCGAGTATGAATTCCTGCGCACCCTCATCGAACAGGACCTGATCCCCCCGGACGTCACCGTGCAGGTGCTCACCCAGTGCCGGGACCACATCATCCGCAAGACCTTCGAGGCCGTGCAGGGCGCGCCCAGCGCTGTGATCCATTTCTACAACTCCACCAGCGTGGCCCAGCGCGAGCAGGTGTTCAAAAAATCAAAAAGCGAAATCAAAAAGATCGCCACCGACGGTGCGGCCCTGGTCAAACAGCTGGCCGCCGAGTATCCCGGCAACTTCCGCTTTGAATACAGCCCCGAGAGCTTCACCGGCACCGAGCCCGAATACGCGCTGGAGGTGTGCAACGCGGTGCTGGACATTCTGGAGCCCACGCCCGAAAAGCCGGTCATCATCAACCTGCCGGTCACGGTGGCCATGAGCATGAGCCATGTGTACGCCAACCAGATCGAGTACATGAGCGATAACCTGAAATACCGCAACAGCGTGGTGCTGAGCCTGCATCCCCACAACGACCGGGGCTGCGGCGTGGCCGACACCGAGCTGGCCCTCCTGGCCGGCGCCGACCGGGTGGAGGGCACCCTGTTCGGCAACGGCGAGCGCACCGGCAATGTGGACGTCATCACCCTTGCAATGAACCTTTACACCCACGGGGTGGACCCCCACCTGGATTTTTCAGACATGCCCGCCATCGTGGAGCTGTACGAGCGGGTCACCCGCATGCACGTGTATGAGCGCACCCCCTATGCGGGCGCGCTGGTGTTCGCCGCCTTCTCGGGCAGCCACCAGGACGCCATCGCCAAGGGCATGAACTGGCGCAAAAAGCACGGCCTGCACCAGTGGACCGTGCCCTACATCCCCGTGGACCCCACCGACATCGGCCGCACCTATGACGCGGACGTGATCCGCATCAACAGCCAGAGCGGCAAGGGCGGCATCGGTTACCTTTTGCAGCAAAAGTTCGGCTACGACCTGCCCCCCAAAATGCGCGAGCACTTTGGCTATACCGTCAAGGCCGTTTCCGACCACGCCCACAAGGAGCTGCCGCCCGAGGAGGTGTTTGGGGTGTTCCGTAGCACCTACCTGAACAAGCAGAGCCCGGTCAGCGTGCAGGAAGCCCACTTCATTCAAAAAAGCGGCATTTTTGCGGTGGTGACCGTCAGCGTGAACGGCCAGGCGCGGGAATGCTCCGGCCAGGGCAACGGCCGGCTGGACGCGGTGTGCAACGCGGTAAAGGCCGCCTGCGGCATGGATTTTACCATTGAAACCTATTCCGAGCACAGCCTGGAGCACGGCTCCACCAGCGAGGCTGCGGCCTACGTGGGCCTGCGCTGGGCAGACGGCTCCACCACCTGGGGCGCCGGCACCGACACCGACATCATCCAGGCGGGCATCAAAGCGCTGGCAAGCGCCGTGAACAACAAATAA